In Verrucomicrobiota bacterium, the genomic window TGCCGATGCCGTTGTCGCCTACCGCGCCGGCGATTCCCGCCACGTGGGTGCCGTGAATTCCGTCGTCCAGCGGATCGCCATCGTCCGTCACGAAGTCGTAGCCATGGACATCATCGATCCAGCCGTTAAGGTCGTCATCGATGCCGTTGCCGGGGATTTCCTTTTCATTGCGCCAGATATTGGCGGACAAGTCGGGGTGGAGGTAATCGATGCCGGTGTCGATGATGGCGAGACGGACCGTGCGGGAGCCGGTGGTGAGGCCCCAGGCCGCTTGCGCGTGGATATCGGCGCCGATTTTCCCCGATTCCTGGCCGGTGTTTTGCAAGCTCCACTGATGTGTGAACTCGAAGTCGCCGGGAATAGTCGGGCTCGCGGGATTGGCCGGGGGAGGATTGATGTCGGTGAGCAGGCGGGGGACGCGGGGCGCGAGCGGGGCGATCGAGACTCGGTAATTCGGTTCGACCACAGCCACACGCGGATCGTGGTGGAGCCGCTGGAGGAAACCTTGCGACCGTTGGAGGTCCGTCAATTGAACCCGGAGCCAAGAATCGAGACCGTCCTCTTGATCGGGATTGGTTTGGCGCTCAAAGCCAGCCGTCTTGGCCGGGACCAGTGGAGCCCAGTCCAGGCCGAGCTCATCGAGCCAGACCTGAGCGGAGCGAGCGCGTGTGTTGTGCCTCAGTTTGATGAGGTAACTGCCAGGGAGAGAATCCGGCCGGGGAAAATCGGGGCTCGGTCGATCGATGACGGTTTGGGTTTCAGGCGCGTGGGGTGCCGCTGCCTGAATCACGGGGCTGGATGCGGCCTTGGGCGATTGGGCGATCGACGGGGTGAACGTGCTGAGGAAGCCTCCGCAGATCAGGAGAGACGCGGCGAATCCGGCCCGGGTTCGTGAGACGAAGGTGGCGCGTGGAGGGAGCTGCCTGGGGTTGCGGGCGGCCCGCCGGTATGGCAATTGGGGGCCGCGTAGATCATCCATGCGGCATGAATTTTCGCCTGAACCTTTGAAAAAGACAACTTGTGCCCTGCAAATGACACCTGGGAACTCTCGCTTCCATCTCGCGCCACCCTCCGGGAGGTTCTGCAAAAGCTCCTCAGCCTTTCCGGAATGCATGGCCTTGTCACCGCACGCCCGGCTCTGGCGGACTTCAGAGCCAATAAAGACCTTGAGGGAGAGGAAGCGCTGGAGCTGACGGACGGTTACACTTCGTGGGTGGGTGGATACGGATCCTCCTCATCCAACCCAGCGGCTTGGTTACCGCGCTTTCAGTTCACTCATCCGTTCCATCACCCACAAATAATCCGTCCGCGGATCCGCCGGAAAATCACCTTTGACGGCACCACGAACCGCGGGGCGGGCGGTTCCGTTGGCACCGGTGATCATCCATCGATGGGTCTCCGCGTGGCCGTCCGCGAAGGAGAGGTTGGCGGATCCGTTGTGAAATGAGGCCGGCAGGTTCGACCACTCGTAGCGTCCGAGGCGGATCATGAAGAAGCCATCGTTGATCGTGTCGGGATGTTCATCGAGAAAGAGGAAAACGGAGCTGGGTCGGGAGAAGTCGCTCGAGCGCATGAACTGCCGAAAGTCCCGGTTGTACTTGTCCAGCAGTGTGCCAGGATTGCCGACCATACAGTTGAGAGAATAACTCCGAAGCCGCTCTCCATTGTCGGCCCGCAGCCGGTCGGCTGGACATTTGAAGGAGCGGGTTGATTTACCGATCGGAGCTCCGAGCAGGGCTTCGGTGAGGAGGAGCGCGTTGGTGTTGTCGGGTTCCGGACCCCACGCCAGCACTTGATTGGCCCACGTGTTCCGTTCCGCACGCGTCTGATCGACGCCGTGGTTGTTGACGCAACGGTCCTCGTTCGAATCCGCGTATACCGTCCACGCCAGCGTCAGTTGCCGCGTGTTGTTGAGACACGTCATGGCGCTGGCCTTGGCCTTCGCGCGACCCAGCGCGGGCAG contains:
- a CDS encoding prepilin-type N-terminal cleavage/methylation domain-containing protein; amino-acid sequence: MSRWNPKRWDGPRPESGFSMIELLVVIGIIALLAALILPALGRAKAKASAMTCLNNTRQLTLAWTVYADSNEDRCVNNHGVDQTRAERNTWANQVLAWGPEPDNTNALLLTEALLGAPIGKSTRSFKCPADRLRADNGERLRSYSLNCMVGNPGTLLDKYNRDFRQFMRSSDFSRPSSVFLFLDEHPDTINDGFFMIRLGRYEWSNLPASFHNGSANLSFADGHAETHRWMITGANGTARPAVRGAVKGDFPADPRTDYLWVMERMSELKAR